One Paraburkholderia dioscoreae DNA segment encodes these proteins:
- a CDS encoding TRAP transporter large permease, which yields MPAFLFVLFIGLMALGVPVTMAIGASALSVFAMSGFTDALYVLPQQMLEGIDSPSMMSIPFFILAGNLMNAVGVTDRIFSLALVLVGRFRGGLAQVSVIAAAIFSGISGSALADIAGLGAIEVKAMRERGYPAEFAAAVSVASSVMAPIMPPSIAFIVYASMANASVARMFMAGIVPATLLAISLMVCNRIIAGRRGYPREEAMPFDLAVRTVIAGLPALGAPAIILIGTMGGYTTVGEAGILASVYSILLGFAYRSINLKKVWQAINDTVSVTALIMVIIGFSHFMSWVLAIQQAPQHLAALVLTLTQSPTVLMLLLVAFLLFIGCFIESAPAKLILVPVLLPVIDQFGIDRVQFGVVMTLALALGIAHPPMGVGLFVVTRVSNVSLERVTMAVLPLLIPLLIVLIVVALIPSLSTWLPDLVMGAPS from the coding sequence ATGCCCGCCTTCCTGTTCGTGCTTTTCATCGGTCTGATGGCCCTCGGCGTGCCGGTGACGATGGCGATCGGCGCGTCGGCGCTCTCCGTATTCGCGATGAGCGGCTTCACCGATGCGCTTTATGTGTTGCCGCAACAGATGCTCGAAGGCATCGACAGCCCGTCGATGATGTCGATACCGTTTTTCATTCTAGCGGGCAACCTGATGAACGCGGTGGGTGTGACCGACCGGATCTTCTCGCTGGCTCTGGTGCTCGTCGGGCGTTTTCGGGGCGGCCTCGCTCAGGTCAGTGTGATTGCAGCCGCCATCTTCTCCGGCATTTCGGGCTCGGCGCTCGCGGACATCGCGGGACTCGGGGCGATCGAAGTGAAAGCCATGCGCGAGCGCGGTTACCCTGCTGAATTCGCCGCGGCTGTGTCCGTCGCATCGTCGGTCATGGCGCCGATCATGCCGCCGTCGATTGCGTTCATCGTGTACGCATCCATGGCCAATGCGTCGGTGGCCCGCATGTTCATGGCGGGCATCGTGCCCGCCACATTGCTGGCGATTTCGCTGATGGTGTGCAATCGCATCATTGCCGGCAGGCGGGGTTATCCGCGAGAGGAAGCCATGCCGTTCGACCTCGCGGTGCGTACCGTCATTGCCGGGCTGCCCGCGCTCGGCGCACCGGCGATCATTCTGATCGGCACGATGGGCGGCTATACGACGGTTGGCGAAGCGGGCATTCTCGCTTCGGTTTATTCGATTCTGCTCGGTTTCGCGTACCGCTCCATCAACCTGAAAAAAGTCTGGCAAGCGATCAACGACACGGTTTCAGTCACGGCCCTGATCATGGTGATCATCGGCTTCTCGCATTTCATGAGCTGGGTGCTGGCGATCCAGCAGGCGCCGCAGCATCTGGCAGCGCTCGTGTTGACGCTCACGCAATCGCCGACGGTCCTGATGCTGCTGCTCGTCGCATTCCTGCTCTTTATCGGCTGCTTTATCGAAAGCGCGCCGGCCAAGCTCATTCTCGTGCCGGTGCTGCTGCCGGTCATCGACCAGTTCGGCATCGACCGCGTGCAGTTCGGCGTGGTGATGACGCTCGCTCTCGCACTCGGCATCGCGCATCCGCCGATGGGCGTAGGCCTCTTTGTCGTGACACGTGTGTCCAATGTGTCGCTGGAACGCGTCACGATGGCAGTACTGCCTTTGCTGATTCCGCTGCTCATCGTCCTGATCGTCGTGGCGCTGATCCCTTCGCTGTCGACGTGGCTGCCTGATCTGGTGATGGGCGCGCCCTCCTGA
- a CDS encoding TRAP transporter small permease translates to MHRLTGYIDRLLDFCCSILRVVAGLLMLGIVALSLCNLGLRITHHQEIASFTGWSEVLFVWMCFAGFYVIHRTRRDICIEYFVNKLGGAGRVFVRLIRDVVVLLVSGTILWQAPKIVELQQGVIDLVGIPKYDEALLLFLVVGLIAIDASLDLYHLAARRMSPGAAIAWQE, encoded by the coding sequence ATGCACAGGCTCACAGGTTATATCGACCGGCTGCTGGATTTTTGCTGCAGCATCTTGCGGGTGGTCGCCGGCCTGCTGATGCTCGGCATCGTTGCCCTGAGCCTGTGCAACCTCGGACTGCGCATTACCCATCATCAGGAAATCGCGTCGTTCACCGGATGGTCGGAAGTGCTTTTCGTGTGGATGTGCTTTGCGGGCTTCTATGTGATTCATCGCACGCGACGCGACATCTGTATCGAGTACTTCGTGAACAAACTCGGCGGTGCGGGTCGCGTGTTCGTTCGCCTGATACGGGATGTCGTCGTGCTGCTCGTGTCGGGGACGATCCTCTGGCAGGCGCCGAAGATCGTCGAACTGCAGCAGGGTGTGATCGATCTGGTCGGTATTCCAAAGTACGACGAAGCGCTGCTGCTGTTCCTTGTCGTCGGGCTGATCGCAATCGATGCATCGCTCGATCTCTATCACCTCGCTGCGCGGCGCATGTCGCCGGGCGCGGCAATCGCCTGGCAGGAGTGA